A genomic segment from Colletotrichum higginsianum IMI 349063 chromosome 5, whole genome shotgun sequence encodes:
- a CDS encoding Thioester reductase domain-containing protein, translating to MAQPQYGRRLIPQVIDDTARTEPDAEFFSVPRSSDPADGWRPITFKQIANAVNRIARRIIDKRGAPAPGTFPTLTYIGPNDARYMIITVACIKAGYKALLISPRNSFEGQMNLFEQTDCNIICFDAAFKDVVQPLLEERQMDAIMVSSADAWLADDEVPHFPYDKTFDEAKHDPVVVLHTSGSTGLPKPIVARAGMLAVADAFHDLDDFMGSENCVKSIMHGSRLFLPMPLFHAAGCYMSTFATVYWRRPVALGFTDRPLTPQTVIDAVEHAAVDNVILPPAILEEMSHMPEGVAALRSLKRVNFGGGNLSREAGNKLVKEGVTVASVIAFTEAAPLPYFFQKNPDLWQWFIIDSDRLGVDWRPASGEDDDIYEQVLVRKQPDDPLQGIFYTFPDAREYNTKDLYRKHPTLPNHWTYYGRSDNIIVFSNGEKLNPVTIEEIVTGHPRVRGAVVAGAMRFQPLLILEPVEPLTSQEDVDAFIDDVWPLVVKANKETVAHGQIGRAFIGVASPDKPFPRAGKGTIQRPMALKLYKDEIDAWYDKAEDGADSLSVHVDVTSQQTMIDSIERLFQQTLGSRPLSADSDFFSAGIDSMQVINASRLLRKGLEAAGASITADAIATRVIYAHPTPRQLAAYLMDRVNATATATTNGNGNDDGENHDIHAMEAQLSKYTRDLPENPVVAGTANKPPPADRNQTVLVTGTTGALGSYLLDFLESDPAVSRVVCLNRSEDSAARQAKMSADRGLASTWTKAEFLCADLSKSTLGLAPEVYDRLLRDADRVIHNAWPVNFNISVETFEPHIRGVRHWVDFSLRAAKNVPVVFISSIGTVDTWAGPGPVPETRLLDLSLPSTGYGRSKLVSSLILDEATRRAGVPTAVVRVGQVAGPVSRDGVWNRQEWLPTIVASSKYLGVLPADLGAMTTVNWTPIEGIARLILEVSGVVQTVPLRDVDGYFHGVNPRTVPWADLAAAVKSYYGDGVIRDIVPFEEWVRRLEASAGATDDMDRNPGVKLLDFYQGLAAAAGHGVEFSMERTVKSSRTMREMQAVTPELMQNWCRQWAF from the exons ATGGCACAACCCCAGTACGGAAGGCGTCTGATCCCCCAGGTCATCGACGACACCGCGAGGACGGAACCCGACGCCGAGTTCTTCTCCGTCCCGCGCTCCTCCGACCCCGCTGACGGCTGGCGGCCCATCACCTTTAAGCAgatcgccaacgccgtcaaccGGATAGCccggcgcatcatcgacaagcGAGGCGCCCCCGCGCCCGGCACCTTCCCGACCCTCACCTACATCGGCCCCAACGATGCGCGCTACATGATCATCACCGTCGCCTGCATCAAGGCCGGCTACAAGGCCCTGCTCATCTCCCCGCGCAACTCCTTCGAGGGCCAGATGAACCTGTTTGAGCAGACCGACTGCAACATCATCTGCTTCGATGCTGCCTTCAAGGACGTCGTCCAGCCCCTGCTTGAAGAGCGCCAGATGGATGCCATCATGGTTAGTTCTGCTGACGCCTGgttggccgacgacgaggtgccACACTTCCCCTACGACAAGACCTTTGACGAGGCCAAGCACgaccccgtcgtcgtcctgcaCACTAGCGGCAGCACCGGCCTGCCGAAGCCCatcgtcgcccgcgccggcatgctggccgtcgccgacgccttcCACGACCTTGACGACTTCATGGGCTCTGAAAACTGCGTCAAATCCATCATGCACGGCTCCCGCCTGTTCCTGCCCATGCCCCTCTTccacgccgccggctgcTACATGTCCACCTTCGCCACTGTCTACTGGCGCCGccccgtcgccctcggcttCACCGACCGGCCCCTGACGCCCCAGaccgtcatcgacgccgtcgagcatGCGGCCGTCGACAACGTCATCCTGCCCCCCGCCATCCTCGAGGAGATGAGCCACAtgcccgagggcgtcgccgcgcTGAGGAGTCTCAAGCGCGTCAactttggcggcggcaacctgTCGCGCGAAGCCGGCAACAAGCTGGTCAAGGAGGGCGTCACCGTGGCCAGCGTCATTGCCTTTACCGA GGCCGCACCCCTGCCGTACTTCTTCCAGAAGAACCCCGACCTCTGGCAGTGGTTCATCATCGACTCGGACCGCCTGGGCGTCGACTGGCGCCCGGccagcggcgaggacgacgacatctACGAGCAGGTCCTCGTTCGCAAGCAGCCCGATGACCCCCTCCAGGGCATTTTCTACACCTTCCCCGACGCCCGCGAGTACAACACCAAGGACCTGTACCGCAAGCACCCGACCCTGCCCAACCACTGGACCTACTACGGCCGCTCCGACAACATCATTGTCTTCTCCAATGGCGAGAAGCTTAACCCCGTCACCATCGAGGAGATCGTCACGGGCCACCCGCGCGTCcggggcgccgtcgtcgccggcgccatgcGCTTCCAgcccctcctcatcctcgagcCGGTCGAGCCGCTAACCTCGCAGGAGGACGTTGACGccttcatcgacgacgtctggcccctcgtcgtcaaggccaacAAGGAGACCGTCGCCCACGGCCAGATCGGCCGCGCCttcatcggcgtcgccagCCCGGACAAGCCCTTCCCGCGCGCCGGCAAGGGCACGATCCAGCGGCCCATGGCCCTGAAGCTCTACAAGGACGAGATCGACGCCTGgtacgacaaggccgaggacggcgccgactcgCTGTCGGTGCACGTCGACGTCACCTCCCAGCAGACCATGATCGACTCCATCGAGCGCCTCTTCCAGCAGACCCTCGGCAGCCGCCCGCTGTCGGCCGACTCGGACTTCTTCAGCGCGGGCATCGACTCCATGCAGGTCATCAACGCCTCCCGTCTCCTCCGCAAggggctcgaggccgccggcgccagcatcaccgccgacgccatcgccaccaGGGTCATCTACGCCCACCCGACGCCCCGCCAGCTGGCAGCTTACCTCATGGACCGCGTGAACGCCACCGCGACCGCGACcaccaacggcaacggcaacgacgacggcgagaacCACGACATCCACGCCATGGAGGCCCAGCTGTCCAAATACACCCGCGACCTGCCCGAGAACcctgtcgtcgccggcaccgccaacAAGCCCCCGCCCGCGGATCGCAACCAGACCGTGCTCGTCACGGGAACCACCGGCGCCCTGGGCTCCTACctcctcgacttcctcgagTCCGACCCGGCCGTGTCCAGGGTCGTCTGCCTCAACCGCAGCGAGGACAGCGCGGCGCGCCAGGCCAAGATGAGCGCCGACCGCGGCCTCGCGTCCACCTGGACCAAGGCCGAGTTCCTCTGCGCCGACCTGTCCAAGAGCACCCTGGGGCTCGCGCCCGAGGTCTAcgaccgcctcctccgcgacgccgaccGCGTCATCCACAACGCCTGGCCCGTCAACTTCAACATCTCGGTCGAGACGTTCGAGCCGCACATCCGCGGCGTCCGCCACTGGGTCGACTTCTCCCTGCGCGCCGCCAAGAACGTgcccgtcgtcttcatcagcagcatcggCACCGTCGACACCTGggccggccccggccccgtcccCGAGACCCGCCTGCTCGACCTCTCCCTGCCGAGCACGGGCTACGGCCGCTCCAAGCTCGTCAGCtccctcatcctcgacgaggccacccgccgcgctggcgtccccaccgccgtcgtccgcgtCGGCCAGGTCGCCGGCCCCGTCTCCCGCGACGGCGTCTGGAACCGCCAGGAGTGGCTGCccaccatcgtcgccagCTCCAAGTACCTCGGCGTCCTCCcggccgacctcggcgccatgACCACCGTCAACTGGACCCCGATCGAGGGCATCGCCCGCCTCATCCTCGAGGTCTCGGGCGTCGTCCAGACCGTGCCCCtgcgcgacgtcgacggctaCTTCCACGGCGTCAACCCGCGCACCGTCCCCTgggccgacctcgccgccgccgtcaagtcCTActacggcgacggcgtcatccGCGACATCGTCCCCTTTGAGGAGTGGGtgcgccgcctcgaggcgagcgc
- a CDS encoding Onanonoxo-7-onima-8-eninoihtemlysoneda — MAPVGALLWRSLRTYQIYGANTDVGKTVFASVLCNAARNLWPHEKTAFLKPVSTGPATEADDSHIQRFAPGIAKKTLFQFEIPASPHLAAAASDQVFASNSPVHRRHLLTTLAKHTPTDNEALQGIYDYSSRRAAKGPGWLFIETAGGVHSPAPSGTPQADLYAPLRVPVVFIGDAKLGGISQTISAFESLRLRGYDVESILLFRNDYYQNHAYLTDYFARDRGIPVATLDQPPARAEDANVDADAMARYYQEAASSNVIKATLDHLHDRHLTRISRLESMAHDAHDTIWYPFTQHKGLTPDKITAIDSAHGDNFQTLVPGSCAASEDRALLQPSFDGSSSWWTQGLGHANPKLTLAASYAAGRYGHVMFASAVHEPALALAQNLLKALQNPRLDRVFYSDNGSTGMEVAVKMGLRAARVRYGWAAGDRLEILGLRGSYHGDTMGAMDSTEPSVFNEKVEWYNGKGFWFDYPSIMCKDGRWQVRVPEALREELDEGREFATLSDVFDVSLREAAQEARSYERYIIKVLGRLRDQGRKFGALVMEPVILGAGGMIMADPLFQRTLVKVVRQHPELFGTSNQAPSTKKDAHGWTGLPVVFDEVFTGLTRLGRVSAASFLGVDPDVVVNAKLLTGGLVPLCTTCASDSIFRAFESDEKSDALLHGHSYTAHPVGCQVAVESLRELQRMDEGGAWDWAKAGGGWASDATPAWSVWSRPFVDWVSRRTGRVDGVWALGSVLAIHMQDSEGAGYSSTAAADLQSALLRGEGGAGEGARWNVHSRVLGNVLYVMTSQTTGQEDVQRLEGLLRKALSG, encoded by the exons ATGGCACCCGTCGGCGCTCTGCTCTGGCGTTCCCTCAGGACGTACCAGATCTACGGCGCCAACACCGACGTCGGCAAGACCGTCTTCGCCTCTGTCTTGTGCAATGCCGCCCGTAACCTCTGGCCCCATGAGAAGACGGCATTCTTGAAGCCCGTTTCCACGGGCCCGGCAACCGAAGCCGATGATAG tcACATCCAGCGGTTCGCGCCCGGCATCGCGAAGAAGACGCTGTTTCAGTTTGAGATCCCAGCAAGCCCCCATctggcggccgccgcctcggacCAAGTATTTGCTTCCAACTCCCCAGTGCACCGTCGACACCTGCTGACAACCCTCGCAAAGCACACTCCGACAGACAACGAAGCCCTGCAGGGCATCTACGATTACTCATCACGCCGCGCCGCAAAGGGCCCCGGCTGGCTCTTCATCGAGACGGCCGGCGGGGTCCACTCGCCCGCTCCGTCCGGCACCCCGCAGGCCGATCTATACGCCCCACTCCGCGTccccgtcgtcttcatcggcgaCGCCAAGCTGGGCGGCATCTCCCAGACCATCTCGGCCTTTGAGTCGCTCCGGCTGCGCGGCTACGACGTCGAGTCCATCCTGCTCTTCCGCAACGACTACTACCAAAACCACGCCTACCTGACCGACTACTTTGCACGCGACCGCGGCATCCCCGTCGCCACTCTCGACCAGCCCCCGGCCCGCGCCGAGGATGCCAACGTCGACGCGGACGCCATGGCTCGGTATTACCAAgaggcggcctcgagcaaTGTCATCAAAGCCACCCTGGACCACCTTCACGACCGCCACCTCACCCGCATTTCCCGCCTCGAGAGCATGGCTCATGACGCCCACGACACCATCTGGTATCCCTTCACGCAGCACAAGGGCCTGACGCCCGACAAGATCACGGCAATCGACTCGGCCCACGGCGACAACTTCCAGACACTTGTCCCGGGGAGTTGCGCCGCGTCCGAGGACCGCGCCCTGCTGCAACCTTCTTTCGACGGCTCGTCTTCGTGGTGGACTCAGGGCCTCGGCCACGCGAACCCCAAGCTCACGCTGGCTGCCTCCTACGCCGCCGGTCGCTACGGCCACGTCATGTTCGCCTCCGCCGTCCACGAGCCGGCGCTCGCGCTCGCCCAGAACCTCCTGAAAGCCCTGCAGAACCCGCGTCTCGACCGCGTCTTCTACTCGGACAACGGCAGCACCGGCATGGAGGTCGCCGTCAAGATGGGCCTCCGCGCCGCGAGGGTGCGGTACGGCTgggccgccggcgaccgGCTCGAGATCCTCGGCTTGAGGGGCAGCTACCACGGTGACACCATGGGCGCCATGGACTCGACCGAGCCGTCCGTCTTCAACGAGAAGGTTGAGTGGTACAACGGCAAGGGCTTCTGGTTTGACTACCCCTCGATCATGTGCAAGGACGGAAGGTGGCAGGTCCGCGTGCCCGAGGCGCTGCGCGAGGAACTGGACGAGGGTCGGGAGTTCGCCACCCTGTCGGACGTGTTTGACGTTTCCCTCAGGGAGGCGGCGCAAGAGGCCCGGTCGTACGAGAGGTACATCATCAAGGTACTGGGGCGACTGCGCGACCAAGGCCGCAAGTTCGGTGCCCTCGTCATGGAGCCTGTCATTCTCGGGGCCGGGGGCATGATCATGGC CGATCCTTTGTTCCAACGCACGCTCGTCAAGGTCGTCCGCCAACACCCAGAGCTCTTCGGCACCTCGAATCAGGCCCCTTCGACAAAGAAAGATGCCCATGGCTGGACCGGTCTCCCCGTCGTGTTCGACGAAGTCTTCACCGGGCTCACACGTCTCGGCCGCGTCTCGGCCGCGtccttcctcggcgtcgacccggACGTCGTGGTCAACGCGAAGCTCCTGACGGGGGGTCTGGTGCCGTTGTGCACGACCTGCGCGTCCGACAGCATCTTCCGCGCGTTCGAGAGCGACGAGAAGAGCGACGCGCTGCTGCACGGCCACAGCTACACGGCGCACCCCGTCGGGTGCCAGGTGGCCGTCGAGTCGCTGCGCGAGTTGCAGAGGATGGACGAGGGCGGAGCCTGGGACTGGGCCAaggctggcggcggctgggcgTCCGACGCTACCCCGGCGTGGTCGGTGTGGTCGCGTCCCTTCGTGGACTGGGTGTCGAGGCGGACGggccgcgtcgacggcgtgtGGGCGCTGGGGTCCGTCCTCGCGATCCACATGCAAGACAGCGAGGGCGCCGGGTActcgagcacggcggcggcggacctGCAGAGCGCTCTGCTGcggggcgagggcggcgcgggggAGGGCGCGCGCTGGAACGTCCACAGCAGGGTCCTCGGCAACGTCCTGTACGTGATGACGAGCCAGACGACGGGGCAGGAGGATGTCCAAAGGTTGGAAGGCTTGCTCCGGAAGGCGCTTTCGGGATAG
- a CDS encoding Aminotransferase class I and II, producing the protein MPASDRLDRVFAALLARRESKSQLRKLTLVPPGAADFSSNAYLSLSTHPDIQRRFLARIEAHLGSSSETPPPDGGRHDSVVSSTPLLGSGGSRLLDGNAPLAESLEGDVAAFHRGPAGLLFNSGFDANVGLFSCAPQPGDVIVYDELIHASVHDGMRLSRAAKKIAFAHNAVDPAEAQRWPRSLSEVLSALTDGDEGREVREGSRRVFVAVEGVYSMDGDVAPLKEVVECVERHLPRGNGLIIVDEAHSTGLLGERGRGLVCDLGLEDRVWARVHTFGKAMGCSGAIVLCSQITRSYLVNYARSLIYTTAMPFTSLAGIQTAYDFIANGHSEALLSHLWSLVAQTNDLLLTLLDRHRPERTLMHLAPGKPKSPIIPLFTSDPRGLAQHCQRRGFMIRPIVAPTVPVGSERVRICLHAGNTFDEVEGLVSAIEGWLVAQPIHQGELFDRALIARSAAPKSRL; encoded by the exons ATGCCGGCGAGCGACCGTCTGGACCGGGTCTtcgccgccctgctggcCCGCCGCGAATCCAAGAGCCAGCTCCGGAAACTGACCCTCGTCccgcccggcgccgccgacttcTCGTCCAACGCCTATCTCTCCCTTTCGACCCACCCGGACATCCAGCGCCGCTTCCTCGCCCGGATCGAGGCCCACCTcggctcgtcgtccgagacgCCGCCACCCGATGGCGGGCGGCACGACAGTGTCGTAAGCAGCACGCCCCTCCTCGGCTCCGGCGGCTCGCGTCTGCTCGACGGCAACGCGCCCCTCGCCGAGTCGCTCGAGGGGGACGTCGCCGCTTTCCACCGCGGCCCGGCCGGCCTGCTCTTCAACTCGGGCTTCGATGCCAACGTTGGCCTCTTTAGCTGCGCGCCCCAGCCGGGGGATGTCATCGTCTACGACGAGCTCATCCACGCGAGCGTGCACGACGGCATGAGGCTGAGCCGTGCCGCGAAGAAGATCGCCTTTGCGCacaacgccgtcgaccccgcGGAAGCTCAGCGGTGGCCACGGAGCCTGAGCGAGGTGCTCTCGGCGTTgaccgacggcgacgagggccgagAGGTGAGGGAAGGTTCGCGGCGCGTCTTTGTTGCTGTCGAGGGGGTCTACAGCATGGATGGCGACGTGGCGCCCTTGAAGGAGGTTGTCGAGTGCGTCGAACGGCATCTGCCCCGTGGGAACGggctcatcatcgtcgacgaagcccaCTCGACAGGCCTGCTTGGCGAGAGAGGCCGGGGGCTGGTGTGCGATTTGGGCCTCGAAGATCGCGTATGGGCTCGCGTGCACACATTCGGTAAAGCAATGGGCTGCTCTGGAG CCATCGTTCTGTGCTCTCAGATCACCCGGTCATATCTCGTCAACTACGCCCGTAGCCTCATCTACACCACCGCCATGCCGTTCACGTCGCTGGCGGGTATCCAGACGGCGTACGACTtcatcgccaacggccaCTCCGAGGCCCTCCTCAGCCACCTCTGgtccctcgtcgcccagacCAACGACCTGCTGCTGACGCTGCTGGATCGGCACCGACCGGAGAGGACCTTGATGCATCTGGCTCCGGGCAAGCCGAAGTCCCCCATCATACCCCTGTTCACCTCGGACCCGCGCGGTCTCGCGCAGCACTGCCAGCGACGTGGTTTCATGATCCGGCCCATCGTCGCGCCCACGGTGCCGGTGGGAAGCGAGCGGGTCAGGATCTGTCTCCACGCCGGCAACACCTttgacgaggtcgaaggTCTGGTCTCCGCCATCGAGGGCTGGCTGGTCGCTCAGCCAATACACCAAGGGGAACTCTTCGATCGTGCGCTGATTGCTCGatcggcggcgcccaagTCCCGGCTGTGA
- a CDS encoding Carboxylic ester hydrolase, with translation MPSLTSTLVSLLVSAASIGQVRAVDPLVDLGYTKLQGVAEPGGATRWLGVRYAAAPLGELRFAAPVDPPNTADVVDASKFRPICLARSASDFTMKPNKRFTAAEDCLYVNIFAPSSATPESRLPVMYFIQGGGFQSLSNANFNGSDLARFGNMLVVQVNYRVGPYGFLQSKEVIGGGASLNNGLKDQIQGLKWLKKHAAAFGGNPDQMVVVGDSAGATSVALLMSAFGEEDPGLFQGAIMESVSVATVRDLDQGQEQYDCLTKATGCDRQADSLACLRSVNATALQTENCQFNPNIDGDLVKAPTLQRFADGKYLKVPTIAGTCTDEGTKNVPQDTDTVEKALKNMNDQATQSLSNDSLALLKETYLDRPAPVFPKSGRLWRQLANAHGDYRAHCITKMLQDVMARDGVKTFNYRYGPIDDEQEAQGFGAYHTVELNGVFGPANTDGAPPKSYATTNAPTVTLTQAYWASFVRTLDPNAAAIQPGMPEWRAWTLEGNERLLFQNNTGVMETMPPTQQANCVMLAPMIPFIEIPATEAQKGSVELRRVPEASAAGQSPATAPASDLEKGGKAAGGQSGMKEGGKGNGTKHGGGEGGGKGGGGGKGGGKGMGQGNGTNSTPPTVPPFSSATKADYGLSGLLSVMAVVCAGQFMLAW, from the exons ATGCCCTCCCTCACATCCACCCTCGTTTCTctcctcgtctcggccgcgtcCATCGGCCAGGTCCGGGCGGTTGACCcgctcgtcgacctcgggtACACAAAACTCcagggcgtcgccgagcccggcggCGCGACCCGGTGGCTCGGGGTCCGGtacgccgcggcgccgctggGCGAGCTCCGCTTCGCCGCCCCGGTCGACCCTCCGAACACGGCCGACGTGGTCGACGCCTCCAAG TTTCGCCCCATCTGCCTCGCCCGGAGCGCGTCCGACTTCACGATGAAGCCCAACAAGCgcttcaccgccgccgaggactgCCTGTACGTCAACATCTTcgcgccgtcctccgccACGCCCGAGTCCCGGCTGCCCGTCATGTACTTCAtccagggcggcggcttccAGTCGCTGTCCAACGCCAACTTCAACGGCAGCGACCTGGCCCGCTTCGGCAACatgctcgtcgtccaggtcaACTACCGCGTCGGGCCCTACGGCTTCCTGCAGAGCAAGGaggtcatcggcggcggcgcgagcTTGAACAACGGGCTCAAGGACCAGATTCAGGGGTTGAAGTGGCTGAAGAaacacgccgccgcc TTCGGAGGAAACCCGGACCAGAtggtggtcgtcggcgactCGGCCGGCGCGACCTCCGTGGCGCTGCTGATGTCGGcctttggagaagaagacccGGGTCTGTTCCAGGGCGCCATCATGGAGTCCGTCTCGGTCGCCACCGTCCGCGACCTCGACCAGGGCCAGGAGCAGTACGACTGCCTGACCAAGGCCACCGGCTGCGACCGGCAGGCCGACTCCCTCGCCTGCCTGCGCAGCGTCAACGCCACGGCCCTCCAGACGGAGAACTGCCAGTTCAACCCCaacatcgacggcgacctcgtcaaggCGCCCACGCTGCAGCgcttcgccgacggcaagtACCTCAAGGTGcccaccatcgccggcacCTGCACCGACGAGGGCACCAAGAACGTGCCGCAGGACACCGACACCGTCGAGAAGGCCCTCAAGAACATGAACGACCAGGCCACGCAGTCCCTCAGCAACGactccctcgccctcctgaAGGAGACGTACCTCGACCGCCCGGCGCCCGTGTTCCCCAAGTCCGGCCGGCTGTGGcgccagctcgccaacgccCACGGCGACTACCGCGCGCACTGCATCACCAAGATGCTGCAGGACGTCATGGCgcgcgacggcgtcaagaCCTTCAACTACCGCTACGGccccatcgacgacgagcaggaggCCCAGGGCTTCGGCGCCTACCACACCGTCGAGCTCAACGGCGTCTTCGGCCCGGCCAACACGGACGGCGCGCCGCCCAAGAGCTACGCCACCACCAACGCGCCCACCGTGACGCTGACCCAGGCCTACTGGGCCAGCTTCGTGCGCACCCTCGAccccaacgccgccgccatccagccCGGCATGCCCGAGTGGCGGGCCTGGACCCTCGAGGGCAACGAGAGGCTGCTGTTCCAGAACAACACGGGCGTCATGGAGaccatgccgccgacgcaGCAGGCCAACTGCGTCATGCTGGCGCCCATGATCCCCTTCATCGAGatccccgccaccgaggccCAGAAGGGGTCCGTCGAGCTGAGGCGCGTCCCCGAAGCGTCGGCGGCCGGTCAGTCGCCCGCAACGGCTCCGGCTTCCGACCTCGAAAAGGGCGGCAAGGCGGCCGGGGGCCAGAGCGGAATGAAGgagggcggcaagggcaaCGGCACGAAGCAcggcggaggcgagggcggcggcaagggcggcggtggtggcaagggcggcggcaaaggcATGGGACAAGGGAACGGCACCAACTCGACACCTccgacggtgccgccgttCAGCTCCGCGACGAAGGCGGACTACGGCCTCTCGGGGTTACTGTCTGTCATGGCCGTCGTGTGTGCTGGCCAGTTCATGCTGGCATGGTAG
- a CDS encoding Tyrosinase central domain-containing protein produces MALLKNCLWLLLAANAAVTSAKPGGFNFTREAIDSGEALAQLNVKALEASRALRRALGANATCSDDKLRVRREWRTLPAEERKAYVAAVKCLQSSPTLLDPVELPAAKSLYDDFVLTHLNQTGSIHVTANFLLWHRYFTYVHEEKLRNTCGYTGTMPYWEWGYDVDDPAASPVFDGSETSMGGNGAPIAREEGMHLLQRVSNTTIKLPPGSGGGCVETGPFSDMTVHVGPLSLLQYGTTATFAVDRPTDDHPRCLRRDLNRHVAARYASFRNTTELILDHDGIEWFQAVMQGDDRYTPGVEIGVHGGGHYTIGGDPGSDAFISTGEPAFFLHHAQVDRVYWIWQMLDFANRQDIFGTLTLQDNPPSRNGTLDDIVDVSPLAEPVKLRDLMSTVGGSPFCYVYE; encoded by the exons ATGGCACTACTCAAGAACTGCCTCTGGCTCCTCCTGGCGGCCAATGCCGCGGTCACATCGGCCAAGCCTGGCGGGTTCAACTTCACCCGTGAGGCcatcgacagcggcgaggcgctcgcccagctcaacgtcaaggccctcgaggcctCGCGCGCCTTGAGACGGGCCCTGGGCGCCAACGCCACCTGCTCGGACGACAAGCTTCGCGTCCGGAGGGAGTG GAGAACGCTGCCAGCGGAGGAGCGCAAGGCGTACGTCGCGGCGGTCAAGTGCCTCCAGTCCTCGCCCACTCTGCTGGACCCCGTCGAGCTGCCGGCCGCCAAGTCTCTGTACGACGACTTTGTGCTGACGCATCTCAACCAGACGGGCAGCATCCACGTCACG GCCAACTTCCTGCTGTGGCACAGGTACTTCACTTACGTCCATGAGGAGAAGCTGCGCAATACGTGCGGGTACACCG GAACGATGCCCTACTGGGAATGGGGctacgacgtcgacgacccggcggcctcgcccgTCTTCGACGGGTCCGAGACGTCCAtgggcggcaacggcgcgcCCATCGCGCGCGAGGAGGGCATGCACCTCCTCCAGCGCGTCTCCAACACGACGATCAAGCTGCCGcccggctccggcggcgggtgcGTCGAGACCGGGCCCTTCTCCGACATGACGGTCCACGTCGGCCCCCTCTCGCTGCTGCAGTACggcacgacggcgacgttcGCCGTCGACAGGCCGACCGACGACCACCCGCGGTGCCTGCGGCGCGACCTCAACCGGCACGTCGCGGCGCGGTACGCCTCGTTCCGCAACACGACGGAGCTGATCCTGGACCACGACGGCATCGAGTGGTTCCAGGCCGTCATGCAGGGCGACGACCGGTACACGCCCGGCGTGGAGATCGGCGTCCACGGAGGCGGGCACTACACGATAGGAG GCGACCCGGGCTCCGACGCCTTCATCTCGACGGGCGAAcccgccttcttcctccaccACGCGCAGGTCGACCGCGTCTACTGGATCTGGCAGATGCTCGACTTCGCCAACCGACAG gACATCTTTGGCACCCTGACGCTGCAGGACAACCCCCCCAGCCGCAACGGCACCCTggacgacatcgtcgacgtTTCCCCCCTCGCCGAGCCGGTCAAGCTCCGGGACCTGATGAGCACCGTCGGGGGATCGCCTTTCTGCTACGTCTACGAGTAA